GAAGGGTGACCGCGTGATGCTGTTCAACTGCGCCAGCGGTCTGAAATACCCGCTGCCGCCGGTCACCCGCACGCTCGATCGCCACAAGCCGATCGACTACTCGCAGTTCTAGAAATCTCTCCCTCTCTCCGTTCTTACGGGGAGAGGGTTGGGGTGAGGGGCCTCTCTCCGCGAATGAGATATGCGTGAGACCTGTACCCCCTCACCCGAATTGCTTCGCAATTCGACCTCTCCCCGCAAGCGGGGCGAGGTCAAGAAAAACAAGAACGGTTGGGGAGAACACAATGAAGAAGGCCATCTGGGCCGGGCTGATCGGTATTCTCGCTCTCACTGGCGCCGCAGGCGCCGACGACTATCCCTCGCATCCCATCACCATTATCGTGCCCTTTGCGGCCGGCGGACCGTCGGATGCGATGGCGCGCGTGCTTGCCGAGCGCATGCGCGTATCGCTCGGCCAGCCGCTGGTGATCGAGAACGTCACCGGCGCCGGCGGCTCGCTCGGGGTGGGGCGCGCCGTGCAATCGCCGCCTGATGGTTACACCATCTCCTTCGGCCATCTCGGCACCCATGTCGCCAACGGCGCCGTCTACAAGCTCAAATACGATCTCGTCGCCGATCTCGAGCCGGTGGTGCTGCTGCCGAGCAACCCGATGATCGTGGTCAGCAAGACCGCGGTGCCCGCGACCTCGCTGAAGGAGCTGCTGGAGTGGCTGAAGTCGCGGCCGTCGCCGCCGACCGCAGGCACGGCCGGCGCAGGCTCCGGCAGCCACATCGCCGGCGTCTATTTCGAGAGCGTGTCCGGCATCAAGCTGCAATACGTGCCGTATCGCGGCACGGCGCCCGCGTTGAACGATCTCATCGCCGGCCAGATCGACGTCATCGTCGACCAGACCTCAAACTCCATCAACCAGGTCCGCGCCGGCACCATCCGCGCCTACGCCATCACCGACGACAAGCGTTTGGCTTCGGCGCCCGATATTCCGACTGCGGAGGAAGCGGGCCTCAAAGGCTTCAACATGACGCTGTGGTCGGGAATGTGGGTGCCAAAGGGCACGCCGAAGGAGATCGTCACCAAGCTTAATGCGGCCGCCGTCGAAGCGCTGAACGATCCCGCGGTGAAGAAGCAGCTCGAAAGCCAGGGCCTGGAGATGACACCGCAGGATCAGCTCACCCCTGAAGCCCTCGGTGCGCGGCAAAAGGCCGAGATCGCCAAATGGTGGCCGATCATCAAGGCCGCCAACATCAAGGTGGATTGAAGAGGAGCTGTCACCGACGCGTTTCCTCGCGGCCGGCAATCATCCCCTTGGTTTCGCCGCCTGCCGCCAGCGCCCGGTCCAGGCATTGCATCATATCGGTGGGGACGAACGGCTTCCCGAGAAAACAGACTGCCCCGGCCTTGAGCGCGCGCACACGCACGCTCTCATCCGGGAAGGCGGTGATGAAGATGAACGGCGTCGCCGAACCCTGCGCTCGCATCTGCGTCAGCAGATCTATTCCGGTCATCAATGGCATCTGCACGTCGGCGATCACGCACGAGGTGTCAGTCGAATCCGCCGACCGCAAGAACTCCTCGGCGGAGCCGAATGTGTGGACGGTGTATCCGCGCGATTCCAGCAGATTGTTGATCGCTGCCCGCACGTAGGGGTCATCGTCAAGCACCGAAATGACCGAAGACACCGACAAGACGTCCGCTCCTCGCCCGGAATTACGCGCTTGCCGTCGCCACGGCTACAGATGAGCGCGCAGGGTGGACCTGTCAGTCACCATTGGAAACTCATACTTAGGTTTGTATGTCGGGCTTACTGGGTCGAATTCCGAGTGCCTCGCTCATTCTCACCAGATCGGCCAGCGACTTCGCGCCCATTTTCCGCATGATCTGGCCGCGATAGATCTTGACGGTGATTTCCGCCAATCCGAGCTGGGCGGCCACTTGCTTGTTCATCAGGCCAGCCGTCACCAGCGACAATACGTCTCGCTCCCGCGAGGACAGCGACTCGAAGCGTGATTTGACGGTCGAAACCGTCTTGTTGAGGTCGCGGCGCTTGCGGTCTCGCTCGATCGCGGACTGGACTGCGTCCAGGATGTCTTGGTCGCGAACCGGCTTGGTCAGGAAGTCGATGGCGCCGCTCTTCATGGCCCGAACTGTCATGGGAATGTCACCATGGCCAGTGATGAAGATGACGGGCGTTTGGATGTTTGCCTTGGCAAGATCGGACTGCAGGTCCAGGCCGCTGGCTCCGGGCAGGCGGATGTCGAGCACCAGGCAACTGGGGACTTCCGGCGGCTTGGCCTGGAGCAATTGCGGTGCCGAGCCGAATGCTTCGACCTTGAGGCCGACCGACTCGAACAGATTGGTGAGCGCACGGCGCATGGACACGTCGTCGTCGACGATGAAGACGACTGGCTGGTCGCCGTCCTCCTGCACCGGCGAAGGCTCAGCGCGCTCGGTCACGATGTCTCCTCTCGATGGCGGGGCAGGGCGATCTGAAAAGTCGCGCCGCGGTCCTGGTTCGATGC
This is a stretch of genomic DNA from Bradyrhizobium sp. CB2312. It encodes these proteins:
- a CDS encoding tripartite tricarboxylate transporter substrate binding protein BugD, whose translation is MKKAIWAGLIGILALTGAAGADDYPSHPITIIVPFAAGGPSDAMARVLAERMRVSLGQPLVIENVTGAGGSLGVGRAVQSPPDGYTISFGHLGTHVANGAVYKLKYDLVADLEPVVLLPSNPMIVVSKTAVPATSLKELLEWLKSRPSPPTAGTAGAGSGSHIAGVYFESVSGIKLQYVPYRGTAPALNDLIAGQIDVIVDQTSNSINQVRAGTIRAYAITDDKRLASAPDIPTAEEAGLKGFNMTLWSGMWVPKGTPKEIVTKLNAAAVEALNDPAVKKQLESQGLEMTPQDQLTPEALGARQKAEIAKWWPIIKAANIKVD
- a CDS encoding response regulator transcription factor, encoding MTERAEPSPVQEDGDQPVVFIVDDDVSMRRALTNLFESVGLKVEAFGSAPQLLQAKPPEVPSCLVLDIRLPGASGLDLQSDLAKANIQTPVIFITGHGDIPMTVRAMKSGAIDFLTKPVRDQDILDAVQSAIERDRKRRDLNKTVSTVKSRFESLSSRERDVLSLVTAGLMNKQVAAQLGLAEITVKIYRGQIMRKMGAKSLADLVRMSEALGIRPSKPDIQT
- a CDS encoding response regulator → MSVSSVISVLDDDPYVRAAINNLLESRGYTVHTFGSAEEFLRSADSTDTSCVIADVQMPLMTGIDLLTQMRAQGSATPFIFITAFPDESVRVRALKAGAVCFLGKPFVPTDMMQCLDRALAAGGETKGMIAGREETRR